From a region of the Mycobacterium intracellulare ATCC 13950 genome:
- a CDS encoding DUF7159 family protein, translating to MDIVLGVSIAPGTVRLVAIEGQDADGVTVEQEEFEVGAAGNAVDRVIDAIGGTREGVVEGGHRLSSTGVTWTNPADVAALRAAINASDLGDVMMVAPLLAAAALAQTVGDALAYERIAMLFVETASATLAVVEVGDGSIVDLHRRRITGTAAPAELATMVAGLDAGGSAADGVFIVGCGADIVALKPAIEAATSLRVTGPEEPDMALARGAALASANAPLFASSTAALAYALDPGTGEFGPLAVGPSHLDLWGDAGTGTGFRAYSALADDAEEDEDQRPPRRSRAMLLAGSALAGIAAVIAGVVLVTLTADQPTGEGHNAGVSVATPGIQLPAAPPSTPPQAQPPAPSTSPPAPAPTAEVAAPAPAPAPIAQQPAPQTTATSAPPAPVRRAPTRQTPQYVPQPVEQAAPPPAAPAPAPPPVAPPPPPPAAPPPPRPAPVTMYLHFPFVTVPIPITPPAPPPAP from the coding sequence GTGGACATCGTGCTTGGGGTGTCGATAGCTCCCGGGACGGTCCGCCTGGTAGCGATCGAAGGCCAAGACGCCGACGGTGTGACCGTCGAACAAGAAGAGTTCGAGGTGGGCGCCGCCGGCAATGCGGTCGATCGGGTGATCGACGCGATCGGCGGCACCCGCGAAGGAGTGGTCGAGGGCGGCCACCGGTTGAGCTCCACCGGGGTCACCTGGACGAACCCCGCCGACGTCGCCGCGCTGCGGGCGGCCATCAACGCCAGCGATCTCGGCGACGTGATGATGGTCGCGCCCTTGCTGGCTGCGGCCGCGCTGGCGCAGACGGTCGGCGACGCGCTGGCCTACGAGCGCATCGCGATGCTGTTCGTGGAGACCGCCAGCGCGACGCTGGCCGTGGTCGAGGTCGGCGACGGTTCCATCGTCGACCTGCACCGGCGCCGGATCACCGGCACCGCGGCGCCCGCCGAGCTGGCGACGATGGTCGCCGGTCTCGACGCGGGCGGGTCCGCGGCGGACGGCGTGTTCATCGTCGGCTGCGGCGCCGACATCGTTGCGCTGAAACCCGCGATCGAGGCGGCCACCTCGCTGCGGGTGACCGGACCCGAGGAGCCGGACATGGCGCTGGCCCGCGGGGCCGCGCTGGCCTCGGCGAACGCGCCGCTGTTCGCGTCGTCGACCGCGGCCCTGGCCTACGCCCTGGACCCGGGCACCGGGGAATTCGGCCCTTTGGCCGTCGGTCCGAGCCACCTCGACCTGTGGGGCGACGCCGGCACGGGCACCGGTTTCCGCGCGTACAGCGCCCTGGCCGACGACGCCGAGGAAGACGAAGACCAGCGGCCTCCGCGCCGGAGCCGCGCCATGCTGCTCGCCGGCAGCGCCCTGGCCGGCATCGCCGCCGTGATCGCCGGGGTCGTGCTGGTGACGCTGACGGCGGATCAGCCGACGGGTGAGGGGCACAACGCCGGCGTCAGCGTTGCCACCCCCGGCATCCAGCTGCCGGCCGCGCCGCCCAGCACCCCGCCCCAAGCGCAGCCGCCCGCTCCGAGCACGTCCCCGCCGGCGCCCGCGCCCACCGCCGAGGTGGCCGCCCCCGCGCCCGCGCCCGCCCCGATCGCGCAGCAACCCGCGCCGCAGACCACGGCCACGTCGGCGCCCCCGGCGCCCGTCCGTCGCGCCCCGACCCGCCAAACGCCGCAGTACGTGCCCCAACCGGTAGAGCAGGCGGCACCCCCGCCGGCCGCGCCTGCCCCCGCGCCCCCGCCGGTCGCACCGCCGCCGCCGCCACCGGCCGCGCCGCCGCCGCCCAGGCCCGCGCCGGTGACCATGTACCTGCACTTCCCGTTCGTCACCGTGCCGATCCCGATCACCCCGCCGGCGCCGCCGCCGGCCCCCTAG
- a CDS encoding Hsp70 family protein, with the protein MYDPLGLSIGTTNLVAARNGSPPVNRRCVLTLYPHCAPKIGVPEENPPLAEPGVPMRNFVERIGDSVALVSPDGSAHDPELLTVEALDAMVLAAGADAAASEISIAVPAHWKPSTVQALRDALRTHVGFVRSGMAPRLVSDAIASLTAVKSELGLPDEGIVGLLDFGGSGTSATLVNIAGDFELVSATMRYTALSGDEIDQELQLRAFEELGHGSGLDPGSTAGVGQLGELREQCRAAKERLSVDMATDIVAELGGRSCSLTVTQDDLEELIQDRLTGFIYAFDDMLVRYRKSWSDLAAVVTVGGGARIPLVTERLSMHGRTPILTPSQPAFAAACGALILASRGGELDLRTRTSIGLLATADAAGDVVDLGAGDVLVIDDEALTDRELAWSQTDDPGDLRMRFGGETYDEDGPAGWSMRLNVIDPPRERRPWRRLRISQLIIGMSAVVAMTAVGGVAYTLTGIENRQAPPAPSVAPPPAPSVKPAAPAPAAPPPPTAVPPPPPPSAQPVPSPAPPPPEPPPSPPPPPPPPVVVTTAPPAPVYTPRHTAPPTTTAPPQPTVTTTVPPSPTATTTSPPPPTSEEPVTTSTTTTVPMTTEWIHVPLLPVPIPIQVPQKQAPATPQYPQYSPQYPSNEYPQYQPYPGNEYPQYPGSSQNPYWGPGY; encoded by the coding sequence ATGTACGACCCACTTGGGTTGTCGATCGGGACCACGAACCTGGTCGCTGCGCGTAATGGAAGCCCACCGGTTAACCGCCGCTGCGTGCTCACCCTTTATCCGCACTGTGCACCGAAAATTGGTGTGCCCGAAGAGAATCCGCCGCTAGCCGAACCCGGCGTGCCGATGAGAAACTTCGTCGAGCGCATCGGGGACTCGGTCGCGCTGGTGTCGCCCGACGGTTCCGCGCATGATCCGGAGCTGCTGACGGTGGAGGCCCTGGACGCGATGGTGCTCGCCGCCGGCGCCGATGCGGCGGCTTCGGAGATCTCCATCGCCGTTCCCGCGCACTGGAAACCGAGCACGGTGCAGGCGCTGCGCGACGCCCTGCGGACGCACGTGGGGTTCGTCCGAAGCGGAATGGCGCCCCGCCTGGTCTCGGACGCGATCGCGTCGCTGACCGCGGTGAAATCCGAGCTCGGCCTGCCCGACGAGGGCATCGTCGGGCTGCTCGACTTCGGCGGCAGCGGCACGTCGGCCACCCTGGTGAACATCGCCGGTGACTTCGAACTCGTCAGCGCCACCATGCGCTACACCGCGTTGTCCGGCGACGAGATCGACCAGGAATTGCAGCTGCGCGCCTTCGAGGAGCTGGGCCACGGCAGCGGCCTGGACCCCGGCAGCACCGCCGGTGTCGGGCAGCTCGGCGAACTCAGGGAACAGTGCCGCGCGGCCAAGGAACGCCTTTCGGTCGACATGGCCACCGACATCGTCGCCGAGCTGGGCGGGCGCAGTTGCAGCCTGACGGTGACGCAGGACGACCTCGAAGAGCTGATCCAGGATCGGCTGACCGGCTTCATCTATGCCTTCGACGACATGCTGGTGCGCTACCGCAAGAGCTGGTCGGACCTCGCGGCGGTGGTCACGGTCGGTGGCGGGGCACGCATTCCGCTTGTGACCGAACGACTTTCGATGCACGGGCGCACGCCGATCCTGACGCCGTCGCAGCCGGCCTTCGCGGCGGCCTGCGGGGCGCTGATCCTGGCCTCCCGCGGGGGCGAGCTGGATCTGCGAACCCGCACGTCGATCGGGCTGCTCGCGACGGCCGACGCCGCCGGCGACGTCGTGGACTTGGGCGCCGGCGACGTGCTGGTGATCGACGACGAGGCGCTCACGGATCGCGAACTGGCGTGGTCGCAGACCGACGACCCCGGCGACCTGCGGATGCGATTCGGCGGCGAAACCTACGACGAAGACGGTCCGGCCGGCTGGTCGATGCGGCTCAACGTCATCGACCCACCCCGGGAACGGCGACCCTGGCGGCGCCTCCGGATCTCCCAGCTGATCATCGGGATGTCCGCGGTGGTCGCCATGACCGCGGTCGGCGGCGTGGCCTACACGCTGACCGGGATCGAGAACCGTCAGGCCCCGCCGGCGCCGTCGGTCGCGCCGCCGCCCGCGCCATCCGTCAAGCCCGCGGCGCCGGCTCCGGCCGCACCGCCGCCGCCCACCGCCGTGCCCCCACCCCCGCCGCCGAGCGCGCAACCCGTCCCAAGTCCTGCGCCGCCGCCGCCCGAACCGCCGCCGTCACCGCCGCCACCGCCACCGCCTCCGGTCGTGGTGACCACGGCGCCGCCGGCGCCGGTCTACACCCCGCGGCACACGGCGCCACCGACGACGACCGCGCCGCCGCAGCCGACGGTCACCACTACGGTCCCGCCGTCACCGACGGCCACGACGACGTCGCCGCCTCCGCCCACGAGTGAGGAGCCCGTCACCACCAGCACCACGACCACGGTGCCCATGACGACGGAGTGGATCCACGTCCCGCTGCTGCCGGTGCCGATACCGATCCAGGTTCCGCAGAAGCAGGCCCCGGCGACCCCCCAGTACCCGCAGTACTCGCCGCAGTACCCGTCGAACGAGTATCCGCAGTACCAGCCGTATCCGGGGAATGAGTATCCGCAGTATCCGGGGAGTTCGCAGAATCCCTACTGGGGCCCGGGTTATTAG
- a CDS encoding TetR/AcrR family transcriptional regulator, producing MSIVAGQPPGRPVGPTRRTTAPRKRGDDTRAKIIDETVRCIVEEGFSAATAKHVAERAGVTWGVIQYHFGDRNGLLMAVVDDGVARLVDSLSSADVSELPLRDRIEVVVDTAWGCYSSPTSMAAFEILRETRGGPDPSSRRHLLDMNAAIGQLGRLITTEPAHAGVAEVIWATLRGVVLAQMVTGTAIDWSLERRALIDMVTSYLAHHDT from the coding sequence ATGTCCATCGTTGCCGGCCAGCCGCCCGGTCGCCCCGTCGGGCCCACTCGGCGTACCACCGCGCCCCGCAAGCGCGGCGATGACACCCGGGCGAAGATCATCGATGAGACGGTCCGCTGCATCGTGGAGGAGGGGTTTTCCGCCGCCACCGCCAAGCACGTGGCCGAACGCGCCGGCGTGACCTGGGGGGTCATCCAGTACCACTTCGGGGACCGCAACGGCCTGCTGATGGCCGTCGTGGACGACGGCGTGGCCCGCCTGGTGGACAGCCTGTCGTCGGCCGACGTCAGCGAGCTGCCGCTGCGGGACCGCATCGAGGTCGTCGTCGACACCGCGTGGGGCTGCTACAGCAGCCCGACGTCGATGGCCGCCTTCGAAATCCTGCGCGAGACCCGCGGCGGCCCGGACCCGTCGTCGCGGCGTCACCTGCTCGACATGAACGCCGCGATCGGCCAGCTGGGGCGGTTGATCACCACCGAACCCGCGCATGCCGGTGTGGCCGAGGTCATTTGGGCCACGCTGCGCGGTGTGGTGCTGGCGCAGATGGTCACGGGCACGGCCATCGATTGGAGCCTGGAACGGCGTGCCCTGATCGACATGGTCACCTCCTACCTCGCCCACCACGACACGTGA
- a CDS encoding nuclear transport factor 2 family protein, whose translation MTLDDLADIEAIKQVKYRYLRALDTKHWDDFADTLAEDIKADYGPSIGNELHFTNRAELVEYMRTSLPANVITEHRVTHPDITVTGDTATGSWYLQDRVMVSDLNFMLIGAAFYRDTYRRTEAGWKISGTGYDRTYDATMSLEGMNFTLKPGRAIATD comes from the coding sequence ATGACCCTCGACGATCTCGCCGATATCGAAGCGATCAAGCAAGTCAAATACCGGTATCTGCGCGCGCTGGACACCAAGCATTGGGATGACTTCGCCGACACCCTGGCCGAGGACATCAAGGCCGATTACGGGCCGTCGATCGGCAACGAGCTGCACTTCACCAACCGCGCCGAGTTGGTGGAGTACATGCGAACGTCGCTGCCCGCGAACGTCATCACCGAGCACCGGGTGACCCATCCGGACATCACCGTCACCGGCGACACCGCAACGGGCAGTTGGTATCTGCAGGACCGGGTCATGGTGTCCGACCTGAACTTCATGTTGATCGGGGCGGCCTTCTACCGCGACACCTACCGCCGCACCGAGGCCGGGTGGAAGATCAGCGGCACCGGTTACGACCGAACCTATGACGCCACAATGTCTTTGGAGGGCATGAACTTCACGCTCAAACCCGGTCGCGCCATCGCCACCGACTGA
- a CDS encoding L,D-transpeptidase family protein yields MHRLLTSLCAAACVIFASVLLAPIGAAAGAPWFANAVGNATQVVSVVSTGGSNATMEVFQRTGTGWQSLRSGIPTHVGSAGMAPQAKSGVPATPMGVYTLDSAFGTAPNPGTGLPYTQITGGNYWWSGDDHSATFNSMQVCQKAQCPFNTAESENLQIPQYKHAVVMGVNKNKTPGGGAAFFFHTTDGKPTEGCVAVDDAQLVSIMKWLRPGAVIAITK; encoded by the coding sequence ATGCACCGACTGCTCACGTCACTGTGCGCTGCGGCGTGCGTGATTTTCGCCTCGGTGCTGCTCGCGCCGATCGGCGCCGCTGCCGGCGCTCCCTGGTTCGCGAACGCGGTCGGCAATGCGACACAGGTGGTTTCGGTGGTGAGCACCGGCGGCTCGAACGCGACCATGGAGGTCTTCCAGCGCACCGGCACCGGCTGGCAGTCGCTGCGTTCCGGCATTCCCACCCACGTCGGTTCGGCGGGAATGGCGCCGCAGGCCAAGAGCGGCGTCCCGGCCACTCCGATGGGCGTCTACACCCTGGACTCCGCCTTCGGCACCGCGCCGAATCCCGGCACCGGGCTGCCCTACACCCAGATCACCGGGGGAAACTACTGGTGGAGCGGCGACGACCACAGCGCCACCTTCAACTCGATGCAGGTGTGCCAGAAGGCCCAGTGCCCGTTCAACACCGCCGAAAGCGAGAACCTGCAGATCCCGCAGTACAAGCACGCGGTCGTGATGGGCGTCAACAAGAACAAGACCCCGGGCGGGGGCGCCGCGTTCTTCTTCCACACCACCGACGGCAAACCCACCGAGGGATGCGTGGCCGTCGACGACGCTCAGCTGGTGTCGATCATGAAATGGCTGCGGCCCGGCGCCGTCATCGCCATCACGAAGTAG
- a CDS encoding phosphatase PAP2 family protein: MTRPRTPLAAGIAALAAAVYALMWVGYRQRWAWLYRVDWSLLDGARALAIKHPSWLRFAESVSFVLGPGALAVLGISVTVLALVMRQLRAALVLVLACAPCNEFATAAVKALADRPRPPTMLVPAAATSFPSGHALEATAGLLAMLSFALPMMNVAARRIAVAAVAVALPAVGLSRVALNVHYPSDVLAGWSLGYLYFLVCLWVFRPPAPTVRAKALRRWAFGHGAVT; encoded by the coding sequence ATGACCCGCCCGAGGACGCCGTTGGCCGCCGGGATCGCCGCGCTGGCCGCGGCGGTGTACGCGCTCATGTGGGTGGGCTACCGCCAGCGCTGGGCGTGGCTGTACCGCGTGGACTGGTCCCTGCTGGACGGGGCGCGGGCGCTGGCGATCAAGCACCCGTCGTGGCTGCGGTTCGCCGAATCGGTGTCGTTCGTGCTGGGACCGGGCGCGCTGGCCGTGCTGGGGATCTCCGTGACGGTGCTCGCCCTGGTGATGCGCCAACTGCGGGCCGCGCTGGTGCTGGTGCTGGCGTGCGCGCCGTGCAACGAGTTCGCGACGGCGGCGGTCAAGGCGCTGGCCGACCGCCCGCGGCCGCCGACCATGCTGGTTCCGGCGGCCGCCACCTCGTTTCCGTCCGGTCATGCGCTCGAGGCGACCGCCGGGCTGCTCGCGATGCTGTCGTTCGCGCTGCCGATGATGAACGTGGCGGCGCGGCGCATCGCGGTCGCCGCGGTGGCGGTGGCGCTGCCGGCGGTCGGCCTCTCCCGGGTGGCGCTGAACGTGCATTACCCGTCCGACGTACTGGCCGGCTGGTCGCTGGGATACCTGTATTTCCTGGTGTGCCTCTGGGTTTTTCGTCCCCCCGCCCCGACCGTCCGAGCTAAAGCCCTGCGGCGGTGGGCATTTGGTCACGGCGCGGTGACCTAA
- the bluB gene encoding 5,6-dimethylbenzimidazole synthase translates to MADVTDQAFSPQERRAVYRVISERRDMRRFVPGAVVDEELLARLLQAAHAAPSVGLMQPWRFIRITDDALRRRIHALVDEERPRTAAALGERGDEFLALKVEGILDCAELLVVALGDDRDKHVFGRRTLPQMDLASVSCAIQNLWLAARSEGLGMGWVSLFDPQRLASLLDMPDGAEPVAILCLGPVPEFPDRPALELDGWAVARPLSEFVCENRWGRLPSA, encoded by the coding sequence ATGGCTGACGTGACCGATCAGGCATTCAGCCCGCAGGAGCGGCGCGCCGTCTATCGCGTCATCTCCGAACGCCGTGACATGCGCCGGTTCGTTCCCGGCGCGGTGGTGGACGAGGAGCTGCTGGCACGCCTGCTGCAGGCCGCGCACGCCGCGCCCAGCGTCGGGCTGATGCAGCCGTGGCGCTTCATCCGGATCACCGACGATGCGCTGCGGCGCCGCATCCACGCACTCGTCGACGAGGAACGCCCGCGCACGGCCGCCGCGCTGGGCGAGCGGGGCGACGAATTCCTGGCGCTCAAGGTGGAGGGCATCCTCGATTGCGCCGAACTGTTGGTGGTGGCGCTGGGCGACGACCGCGACAAGCACGTGTTCGGGCGGCGCACCCTGCCGCAGATGGACCTGGCGTCGGTGTCGTGCGCCATCCAGAACCTGTGGCTGGCAGCGCGATCCGAAGGGCTCGGCATGGGCTGGGTGTCGCTCTTCGATCCGCAACGGTTGGCCTCGCTGCTCGACATGCCGGACGGGGCGGAGCCGGTGGCCATCCTGTGCCTGGGGCCGGTGCCCGAATTCCCCGATCGCCCGGCCCTCGAACTGGACGGCTGGGCCGTGGCGCGGCCGCTGTCGGAGTTCGTCTGCGAGAACCGGTGGGGGCGCCTCCCGTCCGCCTGA
- a CDS encoding sulfatase family protein — protein MTQLTPGKDNVLIVHWHDLGRYLGVYGHPDVSSPRMDRLAAEGILFTRAHATAPLCSPSRGSLFTGRYPQSNGLIGLAHHGWEYRSGIRTLPQILSESGWYSALFGMQHETSYPKRLGFDEFDVSNSYCDYVADKADEWLRQSADGLVGQPFLLTAGFFETHRPYPEDRYTPAEGADVELPDYLPDTPEVRGDLAAFYGAISAADAAVGRLLDTLADTGLDATTWVVFFTDHGPAFPRAKSTLYDAGTGIGMIIRPPTDRGVTPRVYDELFSAVDLVPTLLGLLGIDAPADVDGVSHAGVLLEPDPPAAPVRDEVYTMKTYHDSFDPIRAIRTKDYSYIENYASRPLLDLPWDIEESPSGVAVAPLVTAPRPERELYDLRADPTETTNLLADDGADVEDVAADLAVLLHDWRQRTGDVIPSEFAGTRIAARYTETYLQIHHGAKPTPRSAIAADRGIEEGKPAQR, from the coding sequence GTGACGCAATTGACGCCGGGCAAGGACAACGTGCTGATCGTGCACTGGCACGACCTGGGCCGCTACCTCGGCGTCTACGGGCACCCGGACGTGTCGAGCCCGCGAATGGACCGCCTTGCGGCCGAGGGCATCCTGTTCACCCGGGCGCACGCCACCGCGCCGCTGTGCTCGCCGTCGCGCGGGTCGCTGTTCACCGGACGCTATCCGCAATCCAACGGCCTCATCGGCCTGGCGCACCACGGCTGGGAATACCGCAGCGGAATCCGCACACTCCCCCAAATCCTGTCCGAATCGGGTTGGTATTCAGCGCTTTTCGGCATGCAGCACGAGACGTCCTACCCTAAGCGGCTGGGTTTCGACGAGTTCGACGTATCGAACTCCTACTGCGACTACGTCGCCGACAAGGCCGACGAATGGTTGCGGCAAAGCGCCGATGGCCTGGTGGGACAACCCTTTTTGTTGACCGCCGGGTTTTTCGAGACGCACCGCCCCTACCCCGAGGACCGATACACCCCGGCCGAGGGCGCCGACGTCGAGCTGCCCGACTACCTGCCCGACACCCCCGAGGTGCGTGGCGACCTGGCCGCCTTCTACGGGGCCATCAGCGCGGCAGACGCCGCCGTCGGACGGTTGCTGGACACGCTGGCGGACACGGGATTAGACGCCACCACCTGGGTGGTGTTCTTCACCGACCACGGCCCGGCGTTCCCCCGCGCGAAATCCACGCTGTACGACGCGGGAACCGGCATCGGCATGATCATCCGGCCACCCACCGACCGGGGTGTGACGCCCCGCGTCTACGACGAGCTGTTCAGCGCCGTCGACCTGGTGCCAACGCTGTTGGGGCTGTTGGGAATCGACGCCCCCGCCGACGTCGACGGTGTGTCGCACGCGGGTGTCCTGCTGGAGCCGGACCCGCCCGCCGCGCCGGTGCGCGACGAGGTGTACACGATGAAGACCTATCACGACTCGTTCGATCCGATTCGCGCGATCCGCACCAAGGACTACAGCTACATCGAGAACTACGCGTCGCGGCCGCTGCTGGATCTGCCCTGGGACATCGAGGAAAGCCCGTCGGGGGTGGCCGTGGCCCCGCTCGTCACGGCGCCGCGGCCCGAGCGGGAGCTCTACGATCTGCGCGCCGATCCCACCGAAACCACCAACCTGCTGGCCGACGACGGCGCGGACGTCGAGGACGTCGCGGCCGATCTCGCTGTCCTGCTGCATGATTGGCGCCAGCGCACCGGCGACGTCATCCCCTCGGAGTTCGCCGGCACCCGCATCGCCGCGCGGTACACCGAGACATACCTGCAGATCCATCACGGCGCCAAGCCGACCCCGCGGTCGGCCATCGCCGCCGACCGGGGCATCGAAGAAGGCAAGCCCGCGCAGCGATAG
- a CDS encoding trans-aconitate 2-methyltransferase — protein MWDPDVYLAFADHRGRPFYDLLSRVGAERARRVVDLGCGPGHLTTYLGRRWPDAVIEAMDSSPEMVAAAKERGIDAVTGDLRDWKPQPDTDVVVSNAALHWVPEHADLLLRWAGELAPGSWIGVQMPGNFESPSYAAVRALARREPYAKLLRDIPFRVGAVVQPPAHYANLLLDAGCRVDVWETTYLHQLTGEHPVLEWITGTALVPVRERLDDDTWQQFREELIPLLSDAYPARSDGSTIFPFRRVFVVAVVGGAGRA, from the coding sequence ATGTGGGACCCGGACGTCTACCTGGCCTTTGCCGATCACCGCGGCCGGCCCTTCTACGATCTGCTGTCGCGGGTGGGCGCCGAGCGGGCGCGCCGCGTCGTCGATCTCGGTTGCGGGCCCGGACACCTGACGACATACCTGGGCCGGCGCTGGCCGGACGCGGTGATCGAGGCGATGGACAGCTCCCCGGAGATGGTGGCCGCCGCCAAGGAGCGCGGCATCGACGCCGTCACCGGCGACCTGCGCGACTGGAAGCCCCAGCCCGACACCGATGTGGTGGTCAGCAACGCGGCCCTGCACTGGGTGCCCGAGCATGCCGACCTGTTGCTGCGGTGGGCGGGCGAGCTGGCGCCCGGATCGTGGATCGGGGTGCAGATGCCGGGCAACTTCGAGTCCCCGTCCTACGCGGCGGTGCGGGCGCTGGCCCGCCGTGAGCCGTATGCGAAGTTGTTGCGCGACATACCGTTTCGCGTCGGTGCGGTGGTGCAGCCGCCCGCGCACTATGCCAACCTGCTGCTGGATGCGGGATGCCGGGTCGACGTCTGGGAGACCACGTATCTGCATCAGCTGACCGGCGAGCATCCGGTGCTGGAGTGGATCACCGGCACGGCGCTGGTCCCGGTGCGCGAGCGGCTCGACGACGACACCTGGCAGCAGTTCCGCGAGGAGTTGATTCCGCTGCTGTCCGACGCCTATCCGGCGCGCTCAGACGGTTCGACGATCTTCCCGTTCCGGCGGGTCTTCGTCGTCGCCGTGGTGGGCGGCGCGGGCCGCGCGTAG
- a CDS encoding alpha/beta hydrolase family protein — translation MDPIDPPVPVPDVPGADVPAGAGRLPPHSALSPRQRMVVEASALGDLALRTWVASLLTTTVTPFVVAGALRQSDASTERSNLDFYTELGAAGDPARSFPAPTELPRVTSRRASPLAEWVARGTVDNIAFPSSFTAINPAMRARWSAWGSNNMVRAQHWRHDDGPRPTLCVIHGFMGSWYLANGRFFSLPWYYRAGYDVLMYTLPFHGKRAEKFSPFSGFGYFAGGLSGFAEAMAQAVHDFRSVIDYLRHTGVDRIALTGISLGGYTSALVASADDRLEAVIPNCPVVTPATLFDEWFPANKLVRMGLRLSDISHEALSAGMAYHCPLSYPPLVGRDRRMIITGLGDRMAPPDHAVKLWRHWDHCALHWFPGSHVLHVSQLDYLRRMTAFLQEVMF, via the coding sequence ATGGACCCGATCGACCCGCCGGTCCCCGTTCCAGACGTTCCCGGCGCCGATGTGCCGGCCGGCGCCGGCAGATTACCCCCCCACTCGGCGTTGTCGCCCCGTCAGCGAATGGTAGTCGAGGCATCGGCCCTCGGTGATCTGGCCCTGCGCACCTGGGTGGCCTCGCTGCTCACCACCACGGTGACACCGTTCGTGGTCGCGGGCGCCCTGCGGCAATCCGATGCCTCGACCGAGCGGAGCAACCTCGACTTCTATACCGAGCTGGGGGCGGCGGGAGATCCCGCGCGGTCCTTTCCGGCGCCCACCGAGTTGCCGCGGGTGACCTCGCGTCGCGCCAGCCCGCTGGCGGAGTGGGTCGCGCGCGGCACGGTCGACAACATCGCGTTCCCCAGCAGCTTCACCGCGATCAACCCCGCGATGCGCGCGCGCTGGAGCGCGTGGGGATCCAACAACATGGTGCGCGCGCAGCACTGGCGCCACGACGACGGGCCGCGGCCCACGCTGTGCGTCATCCACGGCTTCATGGGGTCGTGGTATCTGGCCAACGGGCGGTTCTTCTCGCTGCCCTGGTACTACCGGGCGGGCTACGACGTGTTGATGTACACGCTGCCCTTTCACGGCAAGCGGGCCGAAAAGTTCTCGCCCTTCAGCGGTTTCGGCTATTTCGCCGGCGGTCTCAGCGGTTTCGCCGAGGCGATGGCCCAGGCCGTGCACGACTTTCGTTCCGTCATCGACTACCTGCGCCACACCGGTGTCGACCGGATCGCGCTCACCGGCATCTCGCTGGGTGGCTACACCTCGGCGCTGGTGGCCTCCGCCGACGATCGGCTCGAGGCCGTCATCCCCAACTGCCCGGTCGTCACTCCCGCGACGCTGTTCGACGAATGGTTCCCGGCCAACAAGCTGGTGCGGATGGGCCTGCGCCTCTCCGATATCAGCCACGAGGCGTTGAGCGCCGGCATGGCGTACCACTGCCCGCTCAGTTACCCGCCGCTGGTCGGACGGGACCGCCGGATGATCATCACCGGCCTCGGCGACCGGATGGCGCCGCCGGACCACGCCGTCAAGCTATGGCGGCACTGGGATCACTGTGCGCTGCACTGGTTTCCGGGCAGCCACGTGTTGCACGTGAGCCAGTTGGACTACCTGCGCCGGATGACGGCATTCCTGCAGGAGGTCATGTTCTAG